In a single window of the uncultured Erythrobacter sp. genome:
- a CDS encoding family 43 glycosylhydrolase, translating into MRRLALTLLLAATPLAAEEPAPGSNPIIRDRFTADPAPVVIGDRLWLYTGHDEAGEGEMFNMKEWLAYSTTDMREWTYHGPIMKVADFRWASKDAWAAQVIEKGGRYWLYAAVEHDASNPGKAIAVAVADRPEGPFSDAKGAALISNDMTPKGTHSWEDIDPTVFTDADGTTWIAWGNRQCYIAKLGADMTSIDGPIHEITPPHFEEGPWLHQRGGLYYLTYASLDRATHTDERVSYATATALDGPWTYRGELTGSGEGSFTIHPGIAEFKGQWYLFLHNAALTIGDQKGALGRRAVTVEHLSYDAYGLMRPVTQTAAGVTAPAP; encoded by the coding sequence ATGCGCCGTCTCGCCCTGACACTGCTGCTGGCCGCGACACCCCTCGCGGCGGAAGAACCGGCGCCGGGGAGCAACCCGATCATCCGCGACCGCTTCACCGCCGACCCAGCACCAGTGGTGATCGGGGACCGCCTCTGGCTCTACACCGGTCACGACGAGGCGGGGGAGGGCGAGATGTTCAATATGAAGGAGTGGCTCGCCTACTCCACTACAGATATGCGGGAGTGGACCTACCACGGCCCGATCATGAAAGTGGCGGACTTCCGCTGGGCCTCCAAGGACGCATGGGCGGCGCAGGTGATCGAGAAGGGTGGGCGCTATTGGCTCTACGCGGCGGTCGAGCATGACGCGAGCAACCCCGGCAAGGCCATTGCGGTGGCGGTTGCAGACCGCCCCGAAGGGCCCTTCTCCGACGCCAAGGGCGCAGCGCTCATCAGCAACGACATGACCCCCAAGGGCACGCATAGCTGGGAGGACATCGACCCCACCGTCTTCACCGACGCAGACGGCACCACCTGGATCGCGTGGGGCAACCGCCAGTGCTACATCGCCAAGCTCGGCGCCGACATGACCAGCATCGACGGCCCGATCCACGAGATCACCCCGCCGCATTTCGAGGAAGGGCCGTGGCTGCACCAGCGGGGCGGGCTCTACTACCTCACCTACGCCTCACTCGACCGCGCGACCCACACCGACGAGCGGGTGTCCTATGCCACGGCGACCGCGCTGGACGGGCCGTGGACTTACCGAGGCGAGCTTACCGGATCGGGGGAGGGGAGCTTCACCATCCACCCCGGCATCGCCGAATTCAAAGGCCAGTGGTATCTGTTCCTCCACAACGCCGCGCTGACCATCGGCGACCAGAAAGGCGCGCTCGGGCGGCGGGCGGTGACGGTGGAGCACCTCAGCTATGACGCGTATGGCCTGATGCGCCCCGTCACTCAGACCGCTGCCGGAGTGACCGCGCCCGCGCCTTAG
- a CDS encoding aldose 1-epimerase, with amino-acid sequence MAELILQSGDWHARVLPDAGGLIAELACGDVPVLRAMPPGSRSPLDAACFPLVPWCNRIADGRFDWEGAAVALARNFLPERHAIHGHGWQSAWAVESHGPGHCTLVHRHDGAAPGWPWAYLTRQQIVLSDARCAITLSVTNLSERLMPAGLGLHPYLRRRPESRVQFAAAGVVAVGADLIPTGESLPPAHFADFSAGAALPAGLIDHCFTGCDGTATVTDDHGTITLAAEGARLLHLYAPEDPAILCLEPVSHLPDAANAGGMPLCAPGETVSLSLRIGVA; translated from the coding sequence ATGGCCGAGCTTATTCTCCAGAGCGGCGATTGGCACGCGCGGGTGTTGCCGGATGCGGGCGGGCTGATCGCGGAGTTGGCGTGCGGCGATGTGCCGGTGCTGCGGGCGATGCCGCCGGGCTCGCGCTCCCCGCTCGATGCCGCGTGTTTCCCGCTGGTGCCGTGGTGCAACCGGATCGCCGATGGGCGGTTCGATTGGGAGGGGGCGGCTGTGGCGCTGGCGCGCAATTTCCTCCCCGAACGCCACGCCATCCATGGTCATGGCTGGCAATCGGCTTGGGCGGTGGAGAGCCACGGCCCCGGCCACTGCACGCTGGTGCATCGCCATGACGGCGCAGCGCCGGGATGGCCGTGGGCCTATCTGACGCGCCAGCAGATCGTGCTGAGCGATGCAAGGTGTGCGATCACACTGTCAGTGACCAATCTGTCAGAGCGGCTGATGCCTGCGGGCCTCGGCCTCCACCCCTATCTGCGCCGTCGTCCGGAAAGCCGGGTGCAGTTTGCCGCGGCAGGTGTGGTCGCGGTCGGCGCGGATCTGATCCCGACGGGGGAAAGCCTGCCGCCTGCGCATTTCGCCGATTTCTCAGCGGGGGCGGCCCTGCCTGCGGGGCTGATCGACCATTGCTTCACCGGCTGTGACGGCACGGCGACCGTTACCGATGACCACGGCACGATCACGCTGGCGGCCGAGGGTGCGAGGCTGCTGCATCTCTACGCGCCTGAAGATCCCGCGATCCTCTGCCTTGAGCCGGTCAGCCACCTGCCCGATGCCGCCAATGCCGGAGGGATGCCGCTCTGCGCGCCGGGTGAGACGGTGAGCCTGAGCCTGCGGATCGGCGTCGCCTAA
- a CDS encoding cellulase family glycosylhydrolase, with amino-acid sequence MKLTRREAVAGAAGALALSSIPARGETALPSFVTREGTQLLRANAPYRITGANLWYAAWLGADAEYGDRARLIRELDRLAALGINNLRIMAAAEEGPLKNAITPGFTRPDGSANAALFAGLDFALAQIAKRGMTAVLVLSNFWEWSGGLQTLLYRTTGRYIDMGDPAHPWPAFADATAAIYANRDAVALYRKHIRSLLARRNSVNGMAYAQDPAIMSWQLANEPRPGGSKAAIAANREAYLAWIAETAALIRAGAPRHLVSLGQEGTQATNGDAELVADAHAQVDYVTAHIWPLNWGWVAGSDLAGTWPAGRRKVADYIAAHVAIAESLGKPLVIEEFGFPRDGEAYAPEAATTFREAYYGVIYDAVEASWRSGGVIAGSNFWAWNGEARAAHSDFRFATGDAAYMGDPPHEPQGWYGVFDSDAGMQDRIRAHAANALAD; translated from the coding sequence GCGGCGGGTGCGCTGGCGCTCAGCAGCATTCCGGCGCGGGGCGAGACCGCGCTTCCCAGCTTCGTCACCCGCGAAGGCACGCAGTTGCTCCGGGCGAACGCGCCCTACCGGATCACCGGCGCGAACCTGTGGTATGCGGCGTGGCTGGGCGCTGATGCCGAATATGGCGACCGTGCGCGGCTAATCCGTGAGCTTGACCGGCTGGCCGCGCTCGGCATCAACAACCTCAGGATCATGGCGGCGGCCGAGGAAGGCCCGCTGAAGAATGCGATCACGCCCGGCTTCACCCGCCCCGATGGCAGCGCCAATGCGGCGCTGTTCGCAGGTCTCGACTTCGCGCTCGCACAGATCGCGAAGCGCGGGATGACAGCGGTGCTGGTGCTGTCGAACTTCTGGGAGTGGTCGGGCGGTTTGCAGACCCTGCTCTACCGCACCACCGGCAGATATATCGACATGGGCGATCCGGCGCATCCGTGGCCCGCCTTCGCCGATGCCACCGCAGCCATCTATGCCAACCGGGATGCTGTAGCGCTGTACCGCAAGCATATCCGCAGCCTGCTTGCCCGCCGCAACTCCGTGAACGGCATGGCCTATGCGCAAGACCCGGCAATCATGAGCTGGCAGCTCGCCAATGAACCGCGTCCGGGCGGCAGCAAGGCCGCGATTGCCGCGAACCGTGAGGCCTATCTCGCGTGGATTGCCGAGACCGCCGCGCTAATCCGCGCTGGCGCGCCGCGGCATCTGGTGAGCCTCGGGCAGGAGGGCACACAGGCGACCAATGGCGATGCGGAACTGGTCGCCGATGCGCACGCGCAGGTCGACTATGTCACCGCCCATATCTGGCCGCTCAACTGGGGCTGGGTCGCAGGCAGCGATCTGGCTGGCACCTGGCCCGCAGGCCGCCGCAAGGTCGCCGATTACATCGCCGCCCATGTCGCCATTGCCGAGAGCCTCGGCAAGCCCCTGGTGATCGAGGAATTCGGCTTCCCGCGCGATGGTGAGGCCTATGCACCTGAAGCCGCGACCACTTTCCGTGAGGCCTATTACGGCGTCATCTACGACGCGGTCGAAGCCAGCTGGCGCAGCGGCGGGGTGATCGCGGGCAGCAACTTCTGGGCATGGAATGGCGAAGCGCGCGCGGCCCATTCCGATTTCCGCTTTGCCACCGGCGACGCCGCCTATATGGGCGACCCGCCGCACGAGCCGCAGGGCTGGTACGGCGTATTCGATAGCGACGCCGGGATGCAGGATCGGATCCGGGCCCACGCCGCCAACGCGCTTGCAGACTGA
- a CDS encoding IlvD/Edd family dehydratase, whose product MTDIPTPRRLRSRDWFDNRERMDMTALYLERFMNYGITPEELQSGKPIIGIAQSGSDLSPCNRIHIDLAKRTRDGIRDAGGIPIEFPVHPIFENCRRPTAALDRNLLYLGLVELLNGYPIDGVVLTTGCDKTTPSQIMAASTVDIPAIVLSGGPMLDGWHEGELVGSGTVIWRSRRKLAAGEIDEDEFLRRATDSAPSAGHCNSMGTASTMNAVAEALGLSLTGCAAIPAPYRERGQMAYRTGRRIVEMVLEDVKPSDILTRKAFENAIAAVSVIGGSSNAQPHIMAMAAHAGVSLEPDIWQKHGYDLPLLVNMQPAGQYLGERFHRAGGVPAALWELMQAGKLNGDCLTCTGRTMAENLAGAESHDREMIRPFADPLIDRAGFMVLSGNLFDFAIMKTSVISEAFRARYLSRPGMEGVFEARAIVFDGSDDYHHRINDPALGIDEDCILVIRGSGVVGWPGSAEVVNMQPPDAMIRAGKQWLPTLGDGRQSGTSDSPSILNVSPESAVGGGLAWLRTGDMIRVDLNTRRCDALVDELEIARRLAEETCPPVPESKTPWEELYREKTGQLSEGGVMEFALKYRGTAKKLPRHNH is encoded by the coding sequence ATGACCGACATCCCCACCCCCCGCCGTCTGCGTTCGCGCGACTGGTTCGACAACCGCGAACGTATGGATATGACGGCGCTCTACCTTGAGCGATTCATGAATTACGGGATCACGCCCGAGGAACTGCAAAGCGGCAAGCCGATCATCGGCATCGCGCAATCCGGCAGTGACCTGAGTCCTTGCAACCGCATCCACATCGATCTGGCCAAGCGCACGCGCGATGGCATCCGCGATGCAGGCGGCATTCCGATCGAGTTTCCCGTCCACCCGATCTTCGAAAATTGCCGCAGGCCGACCGCCGCGCTGGATCGCAATCTGCTCTATCTCGGGCTGGTGGAGCTTTTGAACGGCTATCCGATCGACGGCGTGGTGCTGACCACCGGCTGCGACAAGACCACGCCGAGCCAGATCATGGCGGCGAGCACCGTCGATATTCCGGCGATTGTGCTGAGCGGTGGGCCGATGCTCGACGGCTGGCATGAAGGCGAGCTTGTCGGCTCTGGCACGGTGATCTGGCGCAGCCGCCGCAAGCTGGCGGCGGGCGAGATCGACGAGGACGAGTTCCTACGCCGCGCGACCGACAGCGCGCCGAGCGCGGGGCACTGCAATTCGATGGGCACGGCCAGCACCATGAACGCGGTGGCCGAGGCGCTGGGCCTTTCGCTGACGGGATGCGCCGCGATCCCTGCGCCTTACCGGGAACGCGGGCAGATGGCCTATCGCACCGGGCGGCGGATTGTCGAGATGGTGCTGGAGGACGTAAAGCCCTCGGACATTCTCACCCGCAAGGCGTTCGAAAACGCGATTGCCGCCGTCAGCGTGATCGGCGGTTCCTCCAACGCCCAGCCGCATATCATGGCGATGGCCGCGCACGCGGGCGTCAGCCTTGAGCCCGACATTTGGCAGAAGCACGGCTATGATCTGCCGCTGCTGGTGAATATGCAGCCGGCGGGCCAATATCTGGGGGAGCGGTTCCACCGCGCAGGCGGGGTTCCGGCGGCTTTGTGGGAGCTGATGCAGGCGGGCAAGCTGAATGGCGACTGCCTCACCTGCACCGGCCGGACGATGGCAGAAAACCTGGCAGGCGCCGAAAGCCATGACCGCGAGATGATCCGGCCCTTCGCCGATCCGCTGATCGACCGGGCGGGGTTCATGGTGCTGTCGGGCAATCTGTTCGACTTCGCGATCATGAAGACCTCGGTGATTTCCGAGGCGTTCCGCGCGCGTTACCTTTCGCGGCCCGGCATGGAAGGCGTGTTCGAAGCGCGTGCGATCGTGTTCGACGGCTCGGATGATTACCACCACCGCATCAACGATCCGGCGCTCGGCATCGACGAGGACTGCATTCTGGTGATCCGCGGCTCGGGCGTGGTCGGCTGGCCGGGGAGCGCCGAGGTCGTCAATATGCAGCCGCCCGATGCGATGATCCGTGCGGGCAAGCAATGGCTGCCGACGCTGGGCGACGGGCGGCAATCGGGGACGAGCGACAGCCCCTCGATCCTCAACGTCAGCCCCGAAAGCGCGGTTGGCGGGGGGCTGGCGTGGCTGCGGACGGGCGACATGATCCGCGTCGATCTCAACACCCGGCGCTGCGATGCGCTGGTGGACGAGCTGGAAATCGCGCGGAGGCTCGCTGAGGAGACCTGCCCGCCGGTGCCCGAAAGCAAGACCCCGTGGGAGGAACTCTACCGCGAAAAGACCGGCCAGCTTTCGGAAGGCGGCGTGATGGAGTTTGCGCTTAAGTATCGGGGCACGGCGAAAAAGCTGCCGCGGCACAACCATTGA
- a CDS encoding LacI family DNA-binding transcriptional regulator, with the protein MNSPKSLTAETTAPGRKRNARRSNAAPTITDVAREAKCSPMTVSRVINGEENVREDTKQKVLSAIAKLNYVPNRAARSLAAGSQLRIALLFDNPSASYLSEFLMGALEEASRRDIYLVVQACENTTEAQKVIKKLLDGGIEGFILPPPLCDDQNVLDQIRAAGGIAVAVGPGRATGSHGAVLIDEFQAAYDMTRHIISLGHERIGFIIGNPEQVASGRRLLGYRSAMEEAGLAIDESLIAQGQFTYRSGMVAAEKLLNVSHRPTAIFASNDDMAAATVAMAHRRHLDVPGDITVCGFDDTELASSIWPELTTIRQPIREMTAEAVAMIARVHKQKPRIARAKAEQLTLAYQLIRRNSDAGPSLAASFSKPPGSP; encoded by the coding sequence ATGAACAGCCCCAAATCCCTCACCGCAGAGACCACCGCTCCGGGCCGCAAACGCAATGCCCGGCGGAGCAATGCCGCCCCGACCATCACCGATGTCGCCCGCGAAGCGAAGTGTTCGCCCATGACCGTCAGCCGCGTCATCAATGGCGAGGAGAACGTGCGCGAGGATACCAAGCAGAAGGTGCTGAGCGCGATTGCGAAGCTCAATTACGTCCCCAACCGCGCGGCGCGCTCGCTGGCGGCGGGATCGCAGCTGCGGATCGCATTGCTGTTCGACAACCCGTCCGCCTCCTACCTCAGCGAATTCCTGATGGGCGCGCTGGAGGAGGCGAGCCGCCGCGACATCTATCTGGTGGTGCAGGCCTGCGAGAACACCACCGAAGCGCAGAAGGTGATCAAGAAGCTGCTCGACGGCGGGATCGAAGGCTTCATCCTGCCTCCGCCGCTGTGCGACGATCAGAACGTGCTCGACCAGATCCGCGCCGCCGGCGGGATCGCTGTTGCGGTTGGGCCGGGCCGGGCGACCGGCAGCCACGGCGCGGTGCTGATCGACGAGTTCCAGGCCGCCTATGACATGACCCGGCACATTATCAGCCTTGGGCATGAACGCATCGGCTTCATCATCGGCAATCCAGAACAGGTGGCGAGCGGTCGGCGTCTGCTCGGCTATCGCTCGGCGATGGAGGAAGCCGGGCTGGCGATTGACGAAAGCCTCATCGCGCAGGGCCAGTTCACCTATCGGTCGGGCATGGTTGCGGCCGAAAAGCTGCTCAACGTCAGCCATCGTCCCACCGCGATTTTCGCGTCCAATGATGACATGGCCGCCGCCACCGTCGCTATGGCGCACCGGCGGCATCTCGATGTGCCGGGCGACATCACGGTCTGCGGGTTCGATGATACCGAGCTTGCCAGCTCGATCTGGCCCGAGCTCACCACCATCCGCCAGCCGATCCGCGAAATGACCGCCGAGGCTGTCGCCATGATCGCCCGCGTGCACAAGCAGAAGCCGCGCATCGCCCGCGCCAAGGCTGAGCAGTTGACGCTCGCCTACCAGCTCATCCGCCGCAATTCCGATGCAGGGCCCAGCCTTGCCGCATCCTTCAGCAAGCCTCCCGGGAGCCCATGA